Proteins co-encoded in one Acidobacteriota bacterium genomic window:
- a CDS encoding GNAT family N-acetyltransferase: MEQPALEGRDVKLEPLRREHLPELEKIAFDERIWRYMTTCVETRNDLEAWLAAALKAKLAPLPQMPWVTVLKENGRVVGSTRFIDLDLTNKTVEIGHTWITPELHQRGVNPEAKLLQLEYAFDTLGLNRVALKTHHENLQSQAAMKKLGAVYEGTFRNHYVMPDGSLRHSVWFSITKEEWPLVRTRLTSRLNTSI; encoded by the coding sequence ATGGAACAACCTGCTCTCGAAGGAAGAGATGTAAAGCTTGAGCCGCTAAGGCGTGAGCATCTCCCTGAGCTGGAGAAGATCGCTTTCGACGAGCGCATCTGGCGATATATGACGACGTGCGTTGAGACGCGGAATGATCTGGAGGCGTGGCTGGCTGCGGCGCTGAAGGCAAAGCTTGCTCCCCTGCCCCAGATGCCGTGGGTGACGGTTCTCAAAGAGAACGGCCGTGTGGTGGGGTCGACACGGTTCATCGATCTGGACCTGACGAACAAGACCGTCGAGATCGGCCATACGTGGATCACGCCGGAGCTGCATCAGAGGGGCGTGAACCCGGAGGCGAAGCTGCTACAGCTTGAATACGCGTTCGACACGCTTGGTCTGAATCGCGTGGCATTGAAGACGCACCACGAGAACCTGCAATCGCAGGCTGCGATGAAGAAGCTGGGAGCGGTGTACGAGGGGACGTTTCGCAACCACTACGTGATGCCGGATGGGTCACTGCGACACAGCGTGTGGTTCTCGATTACGAAGGAAGAGTGGCCGCTGGTGAGAACTCGGCTTACCAGCCGCCTCAATACTTCGATATGA
- a CDS encoding glycosyltransferase family 9 protein, with product MTAAAVPPAKRVLIYRLGSLGDTLIALPALHLVARAFPNAERRMLTNVPVSVKAPPAAAILDHTGLVHGFIRYAVGTRSVLELAKLWWTIRRWRPDVLVYLGSSRGVESAQRDARFFRLCGIRQLIGVPVTEDMQQNRWQQEAQALEPEAERLARNIALLGDARLNDPASWDLHLTEEEKARADAALGPLREMPLIAVSVGTKVQSKDWGRDNWRALLAQLAVLHPGYGLALSGAPEESEASEFAGDGWRQSGGGPVVNLCGRLTPRESAAAFRRARIFIGHDSGPMHLAAAVQTPCVAIFAARNKPRVWFPYGNRHRVLYHKTECWGCGLETCIVERKRCLTSITVDEVVAEVRAILG from the coding sequence ATGACTGCGGCCGCTGTTCCACCGGCAAAACGAGTCCTGATCTACAGGCTGGGCAGCCTGGGCGATACGCTGATCGCGCTGCCTGCGCTCCACCTGGTCGCACGCGCCTTCCCCAATGCCGAGCGGCGCATGTTGACGAATGTTCCCGTCAGCGTCAAAGCTCCGCCCGCGGCCGCCATCCTCGACCACACTGGACTCGTCCACGGCTTCATTCGTTATGCCGTAGGGACGCGCAGCGTGCTCGAACTTGCAAAGCTCTGGTGGACCATCCGCCGCTGGCGTCCCGATGTTCTCGTCTACCTCGGCTCTTCGCGAGGAGTGGAATCCGCGCAGCGGGATGCGCGCTTCTTCCGGCTCTGCGGTATACGCCAGCTCATCGGTGTGCCCGTCACGGAAGACATGCAGCAGAACCGCTGGCAGCAGGAGGCCCAGGCCCTGGAGCCCGAAGCCGAGCGGCTCGCCCGCAACATCGCATTGCTCGGCGACGCACGGCTCAACGACCCCGCAAGCTGGGACCTCCACCTTACAGAGGAGGAGAAGGCCAGAGCCGATGCCGCACTCGGCCCGCTGCGTGAGATGCCACTGATTGCCGTTAGCGTCGGGACCAAGGTGCAGTCCAAGGACTGGGGCCGCGACAACTGGCGCGCACTCCTCGCGCAGCTTGCCGTCTTGCATCCCGGCTACGGTCTCGCGCTCAGCGGAGCGCCGGAGGAGAGCGAGGCCAGCGAGTTCGCAGGCGATGGCTGGCGCCAGTCCGGCGGCGGACCCGTGGTCAATCTCTGCGGCAGGCTCACCCCGCGCGAGAGCGCCGCCGCCTTTCGTCGCGCGCGTATCTTCATCGGACACGACAGCGGCCCCATGCACCTCGCCGCGGCCGTGCAGACGCCCTGCGTGGCGATCTTTGCGGCCCGCAACAAACCGCGCGTCTGGTTCCCATATGGGAATCGGCATCGCGTGCTCTATCACAAGACCGAGTGCTGGGGCTGCGGCCTCGAGACCTGTATCGTCGAGCGCAAACGTTGTCTCACCTCGATTACCGTCGATGAAGTTGTTGCCGAAGTGCGAGCTATTCTCGGGTGA
- the rlmN gene encoding 23S rRNA (adenine(2503)-C(2))-methyltransferase RlmN, producing the protein MWHKIKDESLAPESAAAPRSKALFGMLPGELKALMGSIGQKPYRATQIVEAIYKQRVSSIDEITVLPTALREELSAAGYTLGLPELVQTARSVDGTERYLVRLADGETVETVWMPDGDGGERGDGSDASAEEEAAEGLEGNRSEFATSPRRDLRNLGALEQNGYRRATICISSQVGCAVNCQFCLTAKLGIKRNLTGGEIAGQVAAVLNRHGVKIGKDRINLVFMGMGEPFLNYDEFIRSVEILARHIGIPESRMTVSTSGIEPAIRRFALEPLRPKLALSLNASNDTVREQVMPITRKWKIAQLLEAVGTIPLGKREWVTFEYVLLGGVNDQPQHAREVLDLLKDMRAKVNLIVWNPGPGIAYTQPKPEDVTVFQKLLIEGGMPTYIRRPRGRDIYAACGQLKRTVSEEPQLIMIDSATI; encoded by the coding sequence ATGTGGCACAAAATAAAAGACGAATCGCTGGCGCCGGAATCGGCCGCCGCGCCCAGATCGAAGGCCCTCTTCGGGATGCTCCCCGGCGAGCTGAAGGCGCTGATGGGGAGCATCGGCCAGAAGCCCTACCGCGCCACGCAGATCGTGGAAGCCATTTATAAACAGCGCGTTAGCTCCATCGACGAGATCACCGTCCTGCCCACAGCCCTGCGGGAAGAGCTTTCAGCCGCCGGATACACCCTCGGTCTGCCAGAACTCGTCCAGACCGCCCGCTCCGTCGACGGAACCGAACGCTACCTCGTCCGCCTGGCAGATGGCGAGACCGTCGAGACGGTCTGGATGCCCGACGGCGACGGCGGCGAGCGCGGCGACGGCAGCGATGCCTCAGCCGAAGAGGAGGCCGCCGAAGGCCTCGAGGGCAACCGCTCCGAATTCGCCACGTCGCCACGCCGCGACCTCAGAAACCTGGGCGCGCTCGAGCAGAACGGCTATCGCCGGGCGACCATCTGCATCTCCTCGCAGGTCGGATGCGCTGTCAACTGCCAGTTCTGCCTCACGGCCAAGCTCGGCATCAAGCGCAACCTCACCGGCGGCGAGATCGCCGGCCAGGTCGCCGCTGTCCTCAACCGCCACGGCGTCAAGATCGGCAAGGACCGCATCAACCTCGTCTTTATGGGCATGGGCGAGCCCTTCCTGAACTACGACGAGTTCATCCGAAGTGTGGAAATCCTCGCCAGGCACATCGGCATCCCCGAATCGCGCATGACCGTCTCCACCTCCGGCATCGAGCCAGCCATCCGCCGCTTTGCCCTCGAACCCCTGCGTCCCAAGCTCGCCCTCAGCCTCAATGCCTCCAACGACACCGTCCGCGAGCAGGTGATGCCCATCACGCGCAAATGGAAGATCGCCCAGCTTCTCGAAGCCGTCGGCACCATCCCGCTGGGCAAGCGCGAGTGGGTCACCTTCGAGTACGTCCTCCTCGGCGGCGTCAACGACCAGCCCCAGCACGCGCGCGAGGTCCTCGACCTGCTCAAGGACATGCGCGCCAAGGTCAACCTCATCGTCTGGAACCCCGGCCCCGGCATCGCCTACACGCAGCCCAAACCTGAGGATGTAACCGTCTTCCAGAAGCTGCTCATCGAAGGCGGCATGCCCACCTACATCCGCCGCCCCCGAGGCCGCGACATCTACGCCGCCTGCGGCCAGCTCAAACGCACGGTTAGCGAAGAACCGCAGCTTATCATGATCGATTCAGCGACGATTTAG
- the rfaD gene encoding ADP-glyceromanno-heptose 6-epimerase, translated as MIIVTGGAGFIGSNLVHQLNAIGEKNILVVDNLAPAPNLSGPKFLNLAGAQYADYMDKREFRAAVKCGDFEGAKVRAILHQGACSNTLEDDGRYMMDNNFTYSKELLHFALEHKIPFVYASTAATYGASTSFTEVPANERPLNVYGYSKLVFDNYVRRLIPEMKSTVVGLRYFNVYGPREQHKGRMASVLHHFTKQLKETGTISMFEGSGGYANGEQRRDFVYVNDLARINLFFAGLLPGEHAPKNVHAVVNAGTGEARTFKAVAEALMKVHGPGKIEYIPFPGDLKNRYQHFTQADIAGLRAAGYTAPFTSLEEGTAETFKS; from the coding sequence GTGATCATCGTTACCGGCGGAGCAGGGTTCATTGGCAGCAACCTCGTCCATCAGTTGAACGCCATCGGCGAGAAGAACATCCTCGTCGTCGACAACCTCGCCCCAGCGCCGAACCTCAGCGGGCCGAAGTTCCTCAACCTCGCGGGCGCGCAGTACGCCGACTACATGGACAAGCGCGAGTTCCGCGCTGCGGTGAAGTGTGGCGACTTCGAGGGTGCCAAGGTCCGCGCCATCCTGCATCAGGGGGCGTGTTCCAACACGCTCGAAGACGATGGCCGCTACATGATGGACAACAACTTCACCTACTCGAAGGAGCTGCTGCACTTTGCCCTCGAGCACAAGATTCCGTTCGTCTATGCCTCCACGGCGGCGACGTACGGCGCAAGCACCAGCTTCACCGAGGTCCCCGCCAACGAGCGGCCGCTCAATGTTTACGGTTACTCCAAGCTGGTCTTCGACAACTACGTCCGCCGCCTGATACCCGAGATGAAGAGCACCGTCGTAGGTCTGCGTTACTTCAATGTCTACGGTCCGCGCGAGCAACATAAGGGACGCATGGCCAGTGTGCTGCACCACTTCACCAAGCAGCTCAAGGAGACCGGCACCATCTCGATGTTTGAAGGCTCCGGCGGATACGCCAATGGAGAACAGCGCCGCGACTTCGTCTACGTCAACGACCTCGCACGCATCAACCTGTTCTTTGCTGGCCTGCTTCCCGGCGAACACGCCCCGAAGAACGTCCACGCCGTCGTCAATGCCGGAACCGGCGAGGCCCGCACCTTCAAGGCAGTGGCCGAGGCGCTGATGAAGGTCCACGGCCCCGGCAAGATCGAGTACATCCCGTTCCCCGGCGACCTCAAGAACCGCTACCAGCACTTCACCCAGGCAGACATCGCCGGGCTGCGTGCCGCAGGGTACACCGCGCCGTTCACCTCGCTGGAAGAGGGAACCGCGGAGACCTTCAAGAGCTAA
- a CDS encoding DUF4254 domain-containing protein, which translates to MLDASAITQLHGQTTAEWHSPRSVEPLIVREGGTANLNELVRAQHRANFDLWHEEDKARDPRATDAAIATVKRAIDRLNQRRNDLVEQIDGLLLAEFQQVFAGHPDAPLHSETPGLMIDRLSILALKIYHTAEEAGRAGASEEHREKNRARLLLLQEQRDDLAGALGVLNEEMASGRRRFKLYRQMKMYNDPELNPVIYKYRT; encoded by the coding sequence ATGCTGGACGCATCCGCCATCACCCAGTTGCACGGCCAGACGACCGCGGAGTGGCACAGCCCGCGCAGCGTAGAGCCCCTCATCGTCCGCGAGGGCGGAACGGCAAACCTGAACGAGCTGGTGCGCGCCCAGCACCGCGCGAACTTCGACCTGTGGCATGAGGAGGACAAAGCCCGCGATCCTCGCGCGACAGATGCCGCGATTGCGACCGTGAAACGCGCTATCGACCGGCTTAACCAGAGACGCAACGACTTGGTAGAGCAGATCGACGGCCTGCTGCTGGCAGAGTTCCAGCAGGTCTTCGCAGGGCACCCGGACGCGCCGTTGCACTCGGAGACGCCGGGCCTGATGATCGACCGGCTCTCGATCCTCGCGCTGAAGATCTACCACACGGCGGAAGAGGCGGGACGCGCGGGCGCCTCCGAAGAACATCGCGAGAAGAACCGGGCGCGACTGTTGCTGCTCCAGGAGCAGCGTGACGATCTGGCAGGGGCGCTTGGTGTCCTGAATGAGGAGATGGCTTCAGGTAGAAGGCGGTTCAAACTCTACCGGCAGATGAAGATGTACAACGATCCGGAGCTGAACCCTGTAATCTACAAATACCGGACATGA
- a CDS encoding GGDEF domain-containing protein, protein MSSLSSVSQERESWILRFGHGRALLLLTLASTLGSILVTLALAWLFGLTGSGYLYSGLIGAIVPLIMVPLTMSRIIRLTVELGKARAKLHYMATHDSLTTVYNRSYFMSRFEAERQRAQEIKAPLSIMMIDVDGFKSINDCYGHIGGDIALEAIARAIRTPLRREDILARYGGEEFIVLLPETALDEACEIAEHIRCSVATTPVAIQEEAIAVTVSIGLSSVEQGFAHMIDRADAALYEAKRGGRNRCAC, encoded by the coding sequence TTGAGCAGCCTCTCATCGGTTTCTCAGGAGCGAGAGAGCTGGATCCTGCGGTTTGGACATGGACGCGCCCTGCTGCTCCTGACGTTAGCCAGTACTCTTGGCTCCATTCTCGTCACGCTGGCGCTCGCGTGGTTGTTTGGGCTTACCGGCAGTGGGTATCTTTACTCCGGACTTATCGGCGCCATTGTCCCCCTGATTATGGTGCCTCTCACCATGTCGCGGATTATCCGGCTGACGGTAGAGCTGGGCAAGGCACGGGCCAAGCTGCATTACATGGCTACCCATGACTCGCTGACCACGGTATACAACCGCTCGTATTTCATGTCCCGCTTCGAGGCAGAGAGACAGAGAGCGCAGGAGATCAAGGCTCCGCTGTCGATCATGATGATCGATGTCGATGGGTTCAAATCGATCAACGACTGCTATGGGCATATCGGTGGAGACATTGCGCTTGAGGCTATCGCCCGGGCTATACGAACTCCACTGCGTCGAGAGGACATCCTCGCGAGGTATGGCGGAGAAGAGTTCATCGTTCTCCTACCGGAGACCGCTCTCGATGAGGCGTGTGAGATCGCAGAGCATATCCGATGTTCGGTCGCCACGACGCCGGTCGCAATCCAGGAGGAAGCGATCGCCGTCACAGTAAGCATTGGGCTCAGCAGCGTCGAGCAGGGGTTTGCTCATATGATCGACAGGGCCGATGCTGCCCTCTATGAGGCGAAGCGCGGTGGGCGCAATCGCTGTGCCTGCTAG
- the hldE gene encoding bifunctional D-glycero-beta-D-manno-heptose-7-phosphate kinase/D-glycero-beta-D-manno-heptose 1-phosphate adenylyltransferase HldE — protein MLPELHSILNLLEGGFSSLRVLVVGDIMLDRYIHGEVERISPEAPVPVLRHATRYERAGGAANVAMNLAGLGCHAILAGFWGDDSEQAELKSMLERAGVDTVGVVTSSLPTISKTRIVGRQQQLLRLDIESRDTPPEDEMNRLIERVTSLVDKVHAVILSDYAKGALSRAVCEAAIRAAKAKDIPVLADPKSPDFGKYSGATSVCPNLGELALATGIPSHQTEALLDAGQRQVAEHDLGFLTVTMSEKGISVLWPERRFHSPARAREVFDVSGAGDTVIATLAAALAGGLQVETAVDLANLAAGIVVGKMGTVPIAQHELIAELTPSTGLTAGEKILDLERISRRVAEWRASGETIVFTNGCFDLLHVGHITLLEDCRRFGTKLVLGLNADSSVCRLKGPTRPIVGERERARVMAALAAVDAVVLFEEDTPLELIRALKPNVLVKGGDYTIETVVGHEDVLAYGGRVEIVPTVEGFSTTNIVKKLAATEEKAK, from the coding sequence ATGCTACCCGAATTGCACTCCATTCTGAACCTCCTCGAAGGAGGCTTCTCCAGCCTCAGGGTCCTTGTTGTCGGCGATATTATGCTCGACCGCTACATTCACGGCGAGGTCGAGCGGATCTCACCAGAGGCCCCGGTTCCTGTCCTTCGCCACGCCACGCGCTACGAGCGTGCGGGCGGCGCGGCCAACGTCGCCATGAACCTCGCCGGCCTCGGCTGCCATGCCATTCTGGCCGGTTTCTGGGGAGACGATAGCGAGCAGGCTGAGTTGAAGTCGATGCTCGAACGCGCCGGCGTGGATACCGTAGGCGTCGTTACAAGCTCGCTTCCTACCATCTCCAAGACCCGCATCGTCGGCCGTCAGCAGCAGCTTCTTCGGCTCGATATCGAGAGCCGCGACACTCCACCCGAAGACGAGATGAACCGGCTCATCGAGCGCGTCACCAGCCTGGTCGACAAAGTTCACGCGGTCATCCTCTCCGACTACGCGAAGGGAGCGCTCTCGCGGGCTGTCTGCGAGGCTGCTATCCGTGCCGCGAAGGCAAAAGATATTCCCGTGCTGGCCGATCCCAAATCGCCGGACTTCGGCAAATACTCCGGCGCAACCAGCGTCTGCCCCAATCTCGGCGAACTCGCCCTTGCTACCGGTATCCCATCGCACCAGACCGAAGCTCTGCTGGATGCAGGCCAGCGACAGGTCGCCGAACACGATCTCGGCTTCCTCACCGTCACCATGAGCGAGAAGGGAATCAGCGTCCTCTGGCCTGAGCGCCGCTTCCATTCGCCGGCTCGCGCCCGCGAGGTCTTCGACGTCTCCGGCGCTGGAGATACCGTCATCGCTACACTCGCCGCCGCACTTGCTGGTGGCCTCCAGGTCGAAACCGCCGTCGACCTTGCCAATCTCGCCGCCGGCATTGTCGTCGGCAAGATGGGAACGGTGCCCATCGCACAGCATGAGTTGATCGCCGAGTTGACTCCCTCGACCGGCCTTACCGCTGGCGAGAAGATCCTCGACCTCGAGCGCATCTCGCGCCGTGTCGCCGAGTGGCGCGCCTCGGGCGAGACGATCGTCTTCACCAACGGCTGCTTCGATCTCCTCCACGTCGGCCACATTACGCTGCTTGAAGACTGCCGCCGCTTCGGCACCAAGCTCGTCCTCGGCCTCAACGCCGACTCTTCCGTCTGCCGCCTCAAAGGGCCAACGCGGCCCATCGTTGGCGAGCGTGAACGCGCCCGCGTGATGGCCGCGCTTGCCGCCGTCGACGCCGTCGTGCTCTTTGAGGAGGACACCCCGCTCGAACTGATTCGCGCCCTCAAGCCCAACGTCCTCGTCAAAGGCGGCGACTACACCATCGAGACCGTCGTCGGGCACGAAGATGTGCTCGCCTACGGAGGCCGCGTCGAGATCGTGCCCACGGTCGAAGGGTTCTCAACCACCAACATCGTCAAAAAACTGGCGGCAACCGAGGAGAAGGCGAAGTGA
- a CDS encoding YvcK family protein — protein MRVVAIGGGTGLSTLLRGLKQFVPVNERRRTPRESSTPRIGPTSMIGDLSAVVTVTDDGGSSGRLRDDLNILPPGDIRNCMVALSEDEHLLSRLFKYRFDQGELEGHNFGNLFVAAMSGVTGDFTQAVQMSSQILATRGRIFPATTANVTLAARMEDGSIVEGETNITRSKKTIAELTLEPSGADPLPETLEAIANADLITLGPGSLYTSLITNLLVRGIPEAIAASKATRVFVCNLMTQANESLGLTASEHVEKTLKHAGGRKLFDYALINTAPISEELHAKYAREGQEPLVNDLERVRALGVEPITGNFLHEGDVLRHDHDRVAQVLLSICMTSTGSMPVH, from the coding sequence TTGCGCGTCGTCGCAATCGGCGGCGGCACGGGCCTGTCGACGCTGCTGCGCGGGCTGAAGCAGTTTGTCCCGGTCAATGAGCGGCGCCGGACTCCGAGGGAGAGTTCTACGCCCCGCATCGGCCCCACGTCCATGATCGGCGACCTGTCAGCGGTCGTAACCGTCACGGACGACGGCGGCTCTTCGGGAAGGCTGCGCGACGACCTAAATATCCTTCCCCCCGGCGACATCCGCAACTGCATGGTCGCTCTGTCTGAGGACGAGCACCTGCTTTCGCGGCTGTTCAAGTATCGCTTCGACCAGGGAGAGCTTGAGGGGCACAACTTCGGCAACCTGTTTGTGGCGGCGATGTCGGGCGTAACCGGCGACTTTACCCAGGCGGTCCAGATGTCGTCGCAGATTCTGGCCACGCGCGGGAGGATCTTCCCGGCAACCACGGCGAACGTCACGCTGGCAGCGCGTATGGAAGACGGCTCGATCGTCGAGGGCGAGACGAACATTACCCGGAGCAAGAAGACCATCGCTGAGCTGACGCTGGAGCCTTCGGGCGCCGATCCTCTTCCCGAGACTCTGGAGGCCATCGCCAACGCCGACCTCATCACGCTCGGGCCGGGATCGCTGTACACATCGCTGATCACGAACCTGCTGGTGCGGGGCATCCCGGAGGCGATTGCGGCGTCGAAGGCAACGCGGGTCTTCGTCTGCAACCTGATGACGCAGGCCAACGAGTCTCTGGGGCTGACCGCATCGGAGCACGTCGAAAAGACGCTGAAACATGCAGGCGGACGAAAGCTCTTCGACTATGCGTTGATCAATACGGCTCCGATCTCAGAGGAGCTGCATGCGAAGTATGCGCGCGAGGGACAGGAGCCTCTGGTGAACGATCTGGAGCGGGTGCGGGCGCTGGGCGTGGAACCGATTACGGGTAACTTTCTTCACGAAGGGGATGTACTGCGGCATGACCATGACCGCGTGGCCCAGGTACTGCTTTCTATCTGCATGACCTCAACGGGCTCCATGCCGGTTCACTAG
- a CDS encoding insulinase family protein — protein sequence MAASTLIEDIRITPRVSRNICKSVLDNGLIVLTESIPHLRSVSMGAWVGSGSRDEAAEINGISHFVEHMVFKGTTARSARQIAREVDTIGGNLDAFTGKETVCFNIKALDEHTNEALDVLSDLVLHPTFAPDELAREKGVILEEIKMDEDNPDYLVSEIFTQNFWKGDALGRPILGTKKTVSAFDQETVFKFYREAFTPRNIVFSAAGNLEHESFVAEVEKKFAGLAPSASTPFPRREAPVAMPHITLKRKKSLEQVQLCLGVPAPAVNHPDRYGVYLLNAMLGGGMSSRLFQSIREDRGLAYSIYSEMSPYRDTGALIISAGVAVDKTRETLALTMAELRRLKQETVGDAELKRAKDQLKSNIVLGLESSSSRMANLARQQMYYGRFFGVEEITREIEAVTPDDVKRLANELFRTEAMALTLLGNLGEMKVEREDLAC from the coding sequence ATGGCAGCAAGCACCCTGATCGAAGATATACGCATTACCCCCCGTGTCTCACGCAACATCTGCAAGTCTGTTTTGGATAACGGCCTGATCGTTTTGACCGAAAGCATCCCCCATCTCCGCAGCGTCTCGATGGGCGCGTGGGTGGGTTCGGGGTCGCGCGATGAGGCGGCCGAGATCAACGGCATCTCCCATTTTGTAGAGCACATGGTGTTCAAGGGGACGACGGCGCGCTCGGCACGCCAGATCGCCCGCGAGGTGGACACGATCGGCGGCAACCTGGACGCCTTCACCGGCAAGGAGACCGTCTGCTTCAACATCAAGGCGCTCGACGAGCACACCAACGAGGCACTCGATGTGCTATCGGACCTGGTGCTGCATCCGACCTTCGCCCCCGACGAGCTGGCTCGCGAGAAGGGCGTGATCCTGGAAGAGATCAAGATGGACGAGGACAACCCGGACTACCTGGTGAGCGAGATCTTCACCCAGAACTTCTGGAAAGGCGACGCGCTAGGGCGGCCGATCCTCGGGACGAAGAAGACGGTGTCGGCCTTCGACCAGGAGACGGTCTTCAAGTTCTACCGCGAGGCGTTTACGCCGCGGAACATTGTATTTTCGGCCGCAGGCAATCTGGAGCACGAGAGCTTCGTCGCCGAGGTGGAGAAGAAGTTCGCTGGCCTGGCGCCCAGCGCCAGCACTCCCTTCCCCCGGCGCGAGGCCCCGGTTGCGATGCCGCACATTACGCTCAAGCGCAAGAAGTCGCTGGAGCAGGTGCAGCTCTGCCTGGGAGTTCCGGCCCCGGCCGTGAACCACCCTGACCGCTACGGCGTTTATCTGCTGAATGCGATGCTGGGCGGCGGCATGAGCTCGCGGCTCTTCCAGTCGATCCGCGAGGACCGCGGGCTGGCCTACTCGATCTACTCGGAGATGAGCCCCTACCGCGATACAGGGGCGTTGATCATCTCGGCCGGCGTGGCCGTGGACAAGACGCGCGAGACGCTTGCGCTCACCATGGCCGAGCTGCGGCGTCTGAAGCAGGAGACAGTCGGCGACGCCGAGCTGAAGCGGGCAAAGGACCAGCTGAAGAGCAATATCGTTCTGGGACTCGAGAGCTCGTCGAGCCGCATGGCGAACCTTGCACGGCAGCAGATGTACTACGGCCGCTTCTTCGGCGTAGAGGAGATCACGCGCGAGATCGAGGCAGTCACCCCGGACGACGTGAAGAGGCTGGCGAACGAGCTCTTCCGCACCGAGGCGATGGCCCTGACTCTGCTTGGTAACCTTGGCGAGATGAAGGTCGAGCGCGAAGACCTCGCCTGCTGA